A genome region from Methylobacterium sp. FF17 includes the following:
- the mch gene encoding methenyltetrahydromethanopterin cyclohydrolase, producing the protein MTTSPSGAKFPFPSVNALTAPLVERLVADAEALRLAVTTENGARMIDAGANVRGSIEAGRRIAEICLGGLGTVSIAPAGPIASWPYSVIVHAADPVIACLGSQYAGWSLADETGDSGFFALGSGPGRAVAAVEDLYGELGYRDSASHTALVLEAAGGPPASVIAKVAEATGLNPEQLTFIYAPTQSLAGATQVVARVLEVALHKAHTVGFDLHKIVDGIGSAPLSPQHPDFIQAMGRTNDAIIYGGRVQLFVEADEADAQQLAEQIPSSNSADHGAPFAEIFARVNGDFYKIDGALFSPAEVIVTSVNTGKSFRGGKLMPELVEASFR; encoded by the coding sequence ATGACCACGAGCCCGAGCGGCGCGAAATTCCCCTTTCCCAGCGTCAACGCCCTGACCGCCCCCCTGGTGGAGCGTCTGGTCGCCGATGCCGAGGCCCTGCGCCTGGCCGTCACCACCGAGAACGGCGCCCGCATGATCGATGCCGGCGCCAACGTGCGCGGCTCGATCGAGGCCGGACGCCGCATCGCCGAGATCTGCCTCGGCGGCCTCGGCACCGTTTCGATCGCGCCCGCCGGCCCGATCGCGTCCTGGCCGTACTCGGTGATCGTGCACGCGGCCGATCCGGTCATCGCCTGCCTGGGTAGCCAGTATGCCGGCTGGTCGCTCGCCGACGAAACGGGGGATTCCGGATTCTTCGCCCTCGGCTCCGGCCCTGGCCGGGCCGTGGCCGCGGTGGAGGATCTCTACGGAGAGCTCGGCTATCGGGACAGCGCGAGCCACACCGCCCTGGTGCTGGAAGCCGCAGGCGGACCGCCGGCCTCCGTCATCGCCAAGGTGGCCGAGGCCACCGGCCTGAACCCCGAACAGCTGACCTTTATCTACGCCCCGACCCAGAGCCTGGCCGGAGCCACCCAGGTGGTCGCCCGCGTGCTCGAAGTCGCCCTGCACAAGGCCCACACGGTCGGCTTCGACCTGCATAAGATCGTCGACGGGATCGGCTCGGCCCCACTCTCGCCCCAGCATCCGGACTTCATCCAGGCCATGGGCCGCACCAACGACGCCATCATCTATGGTGGTCGGGTCCAGCTCTTCGTGGAGGCCGACGAAGCGGACGCCCAGCAGCTCGCCGAACAGATCCCCTCCTCGAACTCCGCCGACCACGGCGCGCCCTTCGCCGAGATCTTCGCCCGCGTGAACGGCGACTTCTACAAGATCGACGGCGCGCTCTTCAGCCCGGCCGAGGTCATCGTGACCTCCGTCAACACCGGGAAAAGCTTCCGTGGCGGCAAGCTGATGCCAGAGCTGGTCGAGGCGTCGTTCCGGTAA
- a CDS encoding ATP-grasp domain-containing protein, which produces MRIGLAADNGNWHKARLKAALEQLGAEPVLFSLADVAVVTGGPEPLRVPGFDTLPDGVLLRTIAGGTFEATTMRLGVLHALAAAGTTVWNAPGAIERSVDKAMTSLLIDRAGLPTPETFVVSKREAAAALVAREAGAGRPLVLKPLFGSQGEGLQLIARPEDLPDEEAVSRVYYLQRYIARTDGLWRDYRVFVCEGRAIAGMIREGDGWITNVHRGGRPLPWAMPAAAAELAEAAAAAVGVDYTGVDLVEDGAGGYLVLEVNSMPAWSGLQRVTEVDIALAVARGFLNAVRAARPPRLIAALG; this is translated from the coding sequence ATGCGGATCGGACTCGCGGCCGACAACGGCAATTGGCACAAGGCGCGCCTGAAGGCCGCCCTCGAACAGCTCGGCGCCGAGCCGGTGCTGTTCTCGCTGGCCGACGTCGCTGTGGTGACGGGGGGCCCCGAGCCCCTGCGCGTGCCGGGCTTCGACACCCTGCCGGACGGCGTCCTCCTGCGCACCATCGCGGGGGGCACCTTCGAGGCGACCACGATGCGCCTCGGCGTGCTGCACGCCCTGGCCGCCGCCGGCACGACGGTGTGGAACGCACCCGGCGCGATCGAGCGCTCCGTCGACAAGGCGATGACGAGCCTGCTCATCGACCGCGCCGGACTGCCGACCCCGGAGACCTTCGTGGTCTCGAAGCGCGAAGCCGCCGCCGCCCTGGTGGCACGGGAGGCGGGCGCCGGTCGGCCCCTGGTGCTGAAGCCGCTCTTCGGCTCGCAGGGGGAGGGCCTGCAGCTCATCGCGCGACCGGAGGACCTGCCCGACGAGGAGGCGGTATCCCGCGTCTACTACCTGCAGCGCTACATCGCCCGGACCGACGGCCTCTGGCGCGACTACCGGGTCTTCGTCTGCGAGGGCCGCGCCATCGCGGGCATGATCCGCGAGGGTGACGGCTGGATCACCAACGTCCACCGCGGGGGCCGGCCGCTGCCCTGGGCGATGCCGGCCGCCGCCGCCGAACTCGCGGAAGCCGCAGCGGCGGCGGTCGGCGTCGACTACACGGGGGTCGACCTCGTGGAGGACGGAGCTGGCGGCTACCTCGTCCTCGAGGTCAACTCGATGCCGGCCTGGTCGGGCCTGCAGCGGGTCACCGAGGTCGATATCGCCCTGGCCGTGGCCCGCGGCTTCCTCAACGCCGTGCGGGCGGCCCGTCCGCCCCGCCTCATCGCGGCCCTCGGATGA
- a CDS encoding triphosphoribosyl-dephospho-CoA synthase, with product MIAPGAIAAAYHASCLDELDALKPGNVHAFADGHRMAVADFVASAEISAPHLAEAGAPVGRRVLRAVEATIDQVGQNTNLGILLLCAPLARAAEAGRPLRGVLAAVLDGFDAADARDVFAAIRLANPGGLGRAERHDVTDPAAPASLWAAMAEAAPRDAIARAYVTGFADLFAIGLPALAAARARGLAPQWRTTALYLAYLAEVPDSHVARKHGPARAEALRLEAEGLLALDLATAPVAALLAQDQAWKAARLNPGTSADFTVATLFLARLREGLGEVEPEIGESP from the coding sequence ATGATCGCGCCCGGGGCCATCGCCGCCGCCTACCACGCGAGCTGCCTCGACGAGCTCGATGCCCTGAAGCCCGGCAACGTCCACGCCTTCGCCGACGGCCACCGCATGGCGGTGGCGGATTTCGTGGCGAGCGCGGAGATCTCCGCGCCGCACCTCGCCGAGGCCGGCGCGCCGGTCGGACGCCGCGTGCTCCGGGCGGTCGAGGCGACGATCGATCAGGTCGGCCAGAACACCAATCTCGGCATCCTCCTCCTCTGCGCGCCCCTCGCCCGCGCGGCCGAGGCCGGCCGTCCGCTCCGCGGCGTCCTCGCTGCAGTGCTCGACGGTTTCGACGCCGCGGATGCGCGCGACGTCTTTGCCGCTATCCGCCTTGCTAATCCGGGCGGCCTCGGCCGGGCCGAGCGCCACGACGTCACCGATCCGGCAGCCCCCGCCTCGCTCTGGGCTGCCATGGCGGAGGCCGCCCCCCGTGATGCCATCGCGCGGGCCTACGTCACCGGCTTCGCCGACCTGTTCGCCATCGGCCTGCCGGCACTGGCGGCCGCCCGGGCGCGCGGGCTGGCGCCGCAATGGCGCACCACCGCGCTGTATCTCGCCTATCTCGCCGAGGTGCCCGACAGCCATGTGGCGCGCAAGCACGGTCCCGCCCGGGCAGAGGCCCTGCGCCTCGAGGCGGAGGGGCTGCTCGCCCTCGACCTCGCCACGGCGCCGGTGGCGGCCCTCCTGGCCCAGGACCAGGCCTGGAAGGCGGCGCGACTCAATCCCGGCACCAGCGCGGACTTCACCGTGGCCACGCTCTTCCTCGCCCGGCTCCGCGAAGGCCTCGGCGAGGTGGAGCCGGAAATCGGAGAATCGCCATAG
- the fae gene encoding formaldehyde-activating enzyme, producing the protein MAKINKVLVGEALVGDGNEVAHIDLIIGPRGSPAEAAFCNGLVNNKHGFTSLLAVIAPNLPCKPNTLMFNKVTINDARQAVQMFGPAQHGVAKAVQDCVAEGTIPADEADDLFILVGVFIHWEAADDAKIQKYNYDAVKLSIERAVKGEPTAAVVTEQRNSASHPFASNA; encoded by the coding sequence ATGGCGAAGATCAACAAGGTTCTGGTCGGCGAGGCCCTCGTCGGTGATGGCAACGAGGTCGCCCACATCGATCTGATCATCGGACCGCGCGGTTCGCCGGCCGAGGCCGCTTTCTGCAACGGCCTCGTGAACAACAAGCACGGCTTCACCAGCCTGCTCGCGGTCATCGCGCCGAACCTGCCCTGCAAGCCCAACACCCTGATGTTCAACAAGGTCACCATCAACGACGCCCGTCAGGCCGTCCAGATGTTCGGCCCCGCTCAGCACGGCGTCGCCAAGGCCGTTCAGGATTGCGTGGCCGAGGGCACGATTCCCGCCGATGAGGCCGACGACCTGTTCATCCTGGTCGGCGTGTTCATCCACTGGGAAGCGGCCGACGACGCCAAGATCCAGAAGTACAACTACGACGCCGTGAAGCTCTCCATCGAGCGCGCCGTCAAGGGCGAGCCCACCGCTGCCGTCGTCACCGAGCAGCGCAACTCCGCTTCGCACCCCTTCGCGTCGAACGCTTAG
- a CDS encoding HisA/HisF-related TIM barrel protein, whose translation MADEFEIIPVIDLRHGAVVRARAGDRASYAPIVTPLAKGSAPAQVALGLLGAVPARILYVADLDAIIDGAAPDLASLQAIAAACPAATLWVDAGFSEARGLDVFLSDGLGRPVIGSESQVDAGLVHALGDQAVFSLDTREGERLGPAALHDEPAHWPRDVIVMTLGRIGIGAGPDLDRLAAVAALRPDGRVYAAGGVRGWADVAALESQGVAGALVASAIHDGTLRG comes from the coding sequence ATGGCGGACGAATTCGAAATCATCCCGGTTATCGACCTGCGCCATGGAGCCGTGGTGCGGGCGCGGGCGGGGGATCGCGCCTCCTATGCCCCGATCGTCACGCCCTTGGCAAAGGGATCGGCCCCCGCGCAGGTGGCGCTCGGGCTCCTCGGGGCGGTACCGGCCCGCATCCTCTACGTCGCGGACCTCGACGCGATCATCGATGGCGCTGCGCCTGACCTCGCGAGCCTCCAGGCCATCGCGGCCGCCTGCCCCGCCGCGACGCTCTGGGTCGATGCCGGGTTTTCGGAGGCGAGGGGGCTCGACGTTTTCCTGAGCGATGGCCTGGGGCGCCCGGTGATCGGCAGCGAGAGCCAGGTGGATGCCGGCCTCGTGCACGCGCTCGGGGATCAGGCGGTGTTCTCCCTCGACACGCGGGAGGGCGAGCGCCTGGGGCCCGCCGCCCTGCACGACGAGCCGGCGCATTGGCCCCGCGACGTCATCGTGATGACGCTCGGGCGGATCGGCATCGGCGCCGGTCCCGATCTCGACCGTCTGGCGGCGGTGGCGGCGCTGCGGCCGGACGGGCGCGTCTACGCGGCCGGTGGCGTGCGGGGGTGGGCCGATGTGGCGGCGCTCGAGTCCCAGGGCGTCGCCGGGGCCCTTGTGGCCTCGGCCATCCACGACGGCACGCTGCGCGGCTGA
- a CDS encoding hydantoinase/oxoprolinase family protein, whose amino-acid sequence MTATSAPERPLIGWDLGGVHVKAALVRAGRVEAVVQAACQLWRGLPALDETLSRLPDWARAEADHVVTMTGELTDCFADRRDGVTQLAGWAGRTLPGRVRIYGGRSGLLNPATAPEHAPDVASANWHATAALVGRHVANGLLVDIGSTTSDLIPIVGRLPAATGYSDAERLETGELVYTGVVRSHLVALSDHAPFRGRRTRLMAETFATTADIYRILGILPEGADQQHSVDLKGKSIPESEIRLARVIGRDHDEGTEADWRALAAHFSEAQLRMLHDAAALLLSRPDLPADAPLVVCGAGRFLAEQLATRLGRRALALTDLIAADLAEAGADWASTCGPAVAVALLAAHPIPRSPA is encoded by the coding sequence GTGACAGCAACTTCCGCCCCCGAGAGACCGCTGATCGGCTGGGATCTCGGCGGGGTCCATGTCAAGGCCGCCCTGGTCCGGGCGGGTCGCGTCGAAGCCGTGGTCCAGGCGGCGTGCCAGCTCTGGCGCGGGCTCCCAGCCCTCGACGAGACCTTGTCGCGATTGCCCGACTGGGCACGGGCCGAGGCCGACCACGTCGTCACCATGACGGGGGAACTCACCGACTGCTTCGCCGATCGGCGGGACGGGGTGACGCAACTCGCCGGCTGGGCCGGCCGGACGCTCCCCGGCCGGGTGCGGATCTATGGCGGCCGATCCGGGCTCCTCAATCCGGCGACGGCGCCGGAACACGCCCCCGACGTCGCCTCGGCGAATTGGCACGCCACAGCGGCCCTGGTGGGGCGCCATGTCGCCAACGGGCTCTTGGTGGATATCGGCTCCACCACCTCCGATCTCATCCCCATCGTGGGCCGCCTTCCGGCGGCAACCGGCTACAGCGACGCCGAACGGTTGGAGACGGGCGAGCTCGTCTATACGGGCGTCGTCCGCTCGCACCTCGTGGCTCTCTCCGATCACGCGCCCTTCCGGGGCCGGCGCACCCGGCTGATGGCCGAGACCTTCGCCACCACCGCCGACATCTACCGCATCCTGGGCATCCTGCCGGAGGGCGCCGACCAGCAGCACAGCGTCGATCTGAAGGGCAAGTCGATCCCGGAGAGCGAGATACGGCTGGCCCGCGTCATCGGGCGCGATCATGACGAAGGGACGGAGGCCGACTGGCGGGCCCTGGCGGCGCATTTCTCCGAAGCCCAGTTGCGGATGCTGCACGACGCCGCCGCCCTGCTGCTCTCGCGACCCGATCTGCCCGCCGACGCGCCCCTGGTGGTCTGTGGTGCCGGCCGCTTTCTCGCCGAGCAGCTGGCGACCCGCCTGGGACGACGCGCCCTGGCCCTGACCGACCTCATCGCGGCCGACCTCGCCGAGGCTGGGGCCGACTGGGCCTCCACCTGCGGCCCCGCCGTCGCCGTGGCGCTGCTGGCCGCCCATCCGATCCCAAGGAGCCCCGCATGA
- a CDS encoding alpha/beta fold hydrolase encodes MELAARKQTSQPILRMAKIGSIGKTPVSLRWILVTAGGILASLSLLNALARRRASQDRSVKRGRLATRLTRVDGRTMHARVSVDAVPDGRLPVVLVHGLGMSSRYMIPLARHLAPHFRVYAPDLPGFGLSDKPRRTLTVRELADALASWMQRIGVERAAFVGNSLGCEVLVELALVHPQLVDRLVLQGPTPDPEARNLVRQVVGFFAIAPFERWSLAWVALADYARSGIRRYILTLRSMVDNRIAEKVLRVMQPTLVVWGTRDHIVPHAFVVSLAGSLPHGRLAVIPGAAHGINYSHPEAFITVLLPFLLAAGGDACRPEPNSGGEHCGGGLTDRSAFADTA; translated from the coding sequence ATGGAACTCGCCGCCAGGAAGCAGACGTCACAACCGATCCTGCGGATGGCAAAAATTGGCTCAATCGGAAAGACGCCTGTGTCCCTGCGCTGGATCCTTGTGACGGCGGGCGGGATCCTGGCCAGTCTGTCACTGCTCAACGCCTTGGCCCGGCGGCGTGCCAGCCAGGATCGAAGCGTGAAACGGGGCCGCCTCGCGACGAGGCTGACCCGCGTCGACGGCAGAACGATGCATGCCCGCGTCTCGGTCGACGCCGTCCCGGATGGTCGCCTGCCCGTTGTCCTCGTCCACGGGCTCGGGATGTCGAGCCGCTACATGATCCCGCTCGCAAGGCATCTCGCCCCTCATTTCAGGGTCTACGCGCCTGACCTGCCCGGCTTCGGCTTGAGCGATAAGCCTCGCCGAACGCTCACGGTTCGAGAGCTTGCGGATGCGCTGGCGAGCTGGATGCAGAGGATCGGGGTCGAGCGCGCAGCCTTTGTCGGAAATTCGCTCGGCTGTGAGGTGTTGGTCGAACTGGCACTCGTTCACCCCCAGCTGGTGGATCGCCTTGTTCTGCAGGGACCCACGCCGGACCCGGAGGCTCGGAACCTTGTTCGGCAAGTTGTCGGCTTCTTTGCCATCGCGCCGTTCGAGCGCTGGTCGCTCGCCTGGGTGGCGCTGGCCGACTATGCCCGCAGCGGGATCAGGCGCTACATCCTGACCTTACGGAGCATGGTCGACAACCGCATCGCGGAGAAGGTCCTGCGGGTCATGCAGCCAACGCTCGTGGTTTGGGGCACGCGCGACCACATCGTCCCCCATGCCTTCGTCGTGAGCCTCGCAGGCTCTCTGCCCCATGGCCGTCTTGCCGTCATCCCAGGAGCGGCCCACGGGATCAACTATTCGCACCCGGAGGCGTTCATCACAGTCCTGCTGCCATTCCTCCTCGCTGCGGGAGGAGATGCCTGTCGCCCAGAACCGAACTCCGGCGGTGAACACTGTGGCGGCGGCCTGACCGATCGGTCCGCTTTCGCTGATACAGCCTAG